Proteins encoded by one window of Candidatus Stoquefichus sp. SB1:
- a CDS encoding EamA family transporter, with protein MWIINAFLSAFFAGITAILSKMGLEDLSSHYVTALRTSVVLIFTWLMYFVTGSSMQGINTYNLTFILLSGVATGISWLCYYRALALADVSQVVPIDKLSTFLTMIFAFLIFHEQITWLKVACILLMFVGTYMMLKRPQNQQCGKKWLVYALLSAIFASLTAILAKIGIQDVDSQSVTALRTIVVVIMAWIVVSVTKSYQPMSLLNKKQLGAIFFSALATGLSWLCYFAALKEGPASVVVPIDKLSIVISIVFATVVLHEKQSLKTVVGLICIVVSTLLLLIN; from the coding sequence ATGTGGATTATTAATGCATTTTTGTCAGCTTTTTTTGCAGGGATAACTGCCATTTTATCTAAAATGGGATTAGAAGATTTATCTTCGCATTATGTAACAGCGTTAAGGACAAGTGTTGTCCTTATATTTACTTGGCTGATGTATTTTGTAACAGGAAGTTCTATGCAAGGTATCAACACTTACAATCTTACATTTATTCTTTTATCTGGAGTGGCAACAGGAATTAGCTGGCTATGTTATTATCGAGCATTAGCTTTAGCAGACGTATCACAAGTTGTACCAATTGATAAATTGAGTACATTTTTAACAATGATTTTTGCTTTCCTTATTTTTCATGAACAAATTACATGGTTAAAAGTAGCTTGTATTTTATTAATGTTTGTGGGAACTTATATGATGTTAAAACGACCTCAAAATCAGCAATGTGGTAAAAAGTGGCTAGTTTATGCATTACTTTCGGCTATTTTTGCTTCTTTAACGGCTATTTTAGCTAAAATTGGTATTCAGGATGTTGATAGCCAGAGTGTTACTGCTCTAAGAACGATTGTCGTTGTGATTATGGCATGGATTGTTGTGAGTGTTACAAAGAGTTATCAACCAATGAGCTTGTTAAATAAAAAGCAGTTAGGAGCAATCTTTTTTTCAGCATTGGCTACAGGATTATCCTGGCTATGTTATTTTGCAGCATTGAAAGAAGGACCAGCAAGTGTTGTTGTTCCTATTGATAAATTAAGTATTGTTATTTCTATTGTTTTTGCAACTGTTGTTTTGCATGAAAAACAGTCATTGAAAACAGTGGTTGGATTAATATGTATTGTTGTTTCAACATTATTATTACTGATAAACTAA
- a CDS encoding dipeptidase, producing MKVIDMHCDTIYEIDRLQRLGEDVGLRDNQLNISLKKMQKGDYLLQNFAMFTHLGKTPDPIEHVQHLIDTFYCELEKNKDLIRMVYSYDDIEKNRQDHLMSALLTLEEGAVVNNDLSYLRNYYRLGVRMITLNWNFPNGIGYPNFDIEGVTHGYHVCDEEHGLTPFGISYVQECERLGIIIDVSHLSDAGFYDVLKYTTQPFVASHSNARQVCHHARNLTDHMIQLLAQRGGVMGINFAADFLDENETENALSKIDSMVKHILHIREIGGIDCIGLGSDFDGIPQNLELKDASEMPKLVIALQNAGLSEEDIEKIFYKNVLRVYKQVLK from the coding sequence ATGAAAGTGATAGATATGCATTGTGATACGATTTATGAAATTGATCGTTTACAAAGACTTGGAGAAGATGTTGGATTACGTGATAATCAACTGAATATCAGTTTAAAAAAGATGCAAAAAGGAGATTATTTATTACAGAATTTTGCGATGTTTACCCATCTTGGTAAGACACCTGATCCGATTGAACATGTCCAACATTTAATTGATACATTTTATTGTGAATTAGAGAAAAATAAGGATTTGATAAGAATGGTTTATTCATATGATGATATAGAAAAAAATCGTCAGGATCATCTCATGAGTGCGCTTTTAACATTAGAAGAAGGAGCCGTTGTCAATAATGATTTATCTTATTTAAGAAATTATTATCGCTTAGGGGTCCGTATGATTACGCTGAATTGGAATTTCCCTAATGGTATTGGATATCCTAATTTTGATATAGAAGGAGTTACACATGGATATCATGTATGTGATGAAGAACATGGCTTAACACCTTTTGGTATAAGTTATGTTCAAGAATGTGAAAGATTAGGTATTATCATTGATGTGTCACATTTATCAGATGCTGGATTCTATGATGTGCTTAAATATACGACTCAACCATTTGTCGCTTCTCACTCAAATGCTCGCCAAGTTTGTCATCATGCCCGTAATTTAACTGATCATATGATTCAATTGCTGGCACAACGTGGAGGGGTCATGGGAATTAATTTTGCAGCTGATTTTTTAGATGAAAATGAGACCGAGAATGCTTTATCAAAAATTGATTCAATGGTGAAACATATTTTGCATATTCGTGAAATTGGTGGAATTGACTGTATTGGATTGGGTAGTGATTTTGATGGTATTCCTCAAAATCTTGAACTAAAAGATGCCTCAGAAATGCCAAAACTTGTTATTGCATTGCAAAATGCAGGATTGAGTGAAGAGGATATTGAAAAGATTTTTTATAAAAATGTCTTAAGAGTTTATAAGCAAGTTCTTAAATAA
- a CDS encoding InlB B-repeat-containing protein translates to MKKYVFLLLGVCLLLKQVSPVLASETTTLQLDSHQQLTTTIESNQQVVKIVNPLAYDLQICALTISEADQLIFTFDDQQNLTFEELKAKIFTQIILSNQSIEFSFQFKNDTHQQITIFLEWLSIMVSGYVYIDNHGQSEPKSQVKIDLWEENNLIDTTYTDEKGYYQFKRYNTQQYWLKIPDLDQYTLQHTPSQQKSAYVFTSQEFTQHYDFLLTPLTYHLYYDTNGGEITSPLPQKSYSFNDSISVTSFPILKRDGYSFKEWNEAKDGSGISYQNNDILIMPAHDVTLYAIWEKTDRSSAKRSSQSTKSLNPKKQKEHVKTSDDTSITIIALLFLASLSILIVLKVLKKKENK, encoded by the coding sequence ATGAAAAAATATGTTTTCTTATTATTAGGAGTTTGTTTATTATTAAAGCAAGTATCTCCTGTGTTAGCAAGTGAAACAACAACACTACAATTAGATTCTCATCAGCAGTTAACAACAACGATTGAATCAAATCAACAAGTTGTTAAAATTGTAAATCCCTTAGCCTATGATCTTCAAATTTGTGCTTTAACAATCAGTGAAGCAGATCAATTGATATTTACATTTGATGATCAACAAAATCTCACTTTTGAAGAATTAAAAGCAAAAATATTCACCCAAATCATATTATCAAATCAAAGTATAGAATTTTCATTTCAATTTAAAAATGATACTCATCAGCAAATAACAATCTTTTTAGAGTGGTTATCAATTATGGTGAGTGGTTATGTTTATATTGATAATCATGGACAGAGTGAACCGAAAAGCCAAGTTAAGATTGATTTATGGGAAGAGAATAATCTTATTGATACAACTTATACTGATGAAAAAGGATATTATCAATTCAAGCGATACAACACTCAGCAGTATTGGTTAAAAATACCTGATTTAGACCAATATACACTTCAACATACACCATCACAACAAAAATCAGCTTATGTTTTTACTTCTCAGGAATTTACTCAACATTATGATTTTCTGTTAACACCGCTCACTTATCACTTGTATTATGATACAAATGGTGGAGAAATCACTTCACCACTACCCCAAAAATCTTATTCATTTAATGATTCAATATCAGTTACATCTTTTCCGATATTAAAAAGAGATGGCTATTCTTTTAAAGAATGGAATGAAGCTAAGGATGGAAGTGGTATAAGTTATCAAAATAATGACATTTTGATAATGCCTGCTCATGATGTGACTTTATATGCAATTTGGGAAAAAACAGATCGTTCAAGTGCAAAAAGATCATCTCAGTCAACCAAGTCGTTGAATCCAAAAAAACAAAAGGAACATGTCAAGACTTCAGATGATACATCAATAACAATTATTGCTTTATTGTTTTTAGCAAGTTTATCTATTTTAATTGTTTTAAAAGTTTTAAAGAAAAAAGAAAACAAATAA
- a CDS encoding MurR/RpiR family transcriptional regulator: MKSLFYRLIIFLDTAQENDTNYNIAWFMANNFYRIADMRISELAAECFVSPATISRFCRALGYENFAHLKQECYTFHSNDKKFNNLINIPLETMKNDPSQATQEYVEQVIHYISDLPHMLDWKEIDETLRLIHDCDSVAFFGTQFSQSAALHFQTDLLMLEKFTMAYMDSSRQLDCAKELTKDSVAIIMTVNGFFTGSSFKILQYIKKSGCKVVLMTCNPELDIKIPVDHMVLLGNSKNRKTGKHSLLTAVELMSLRYYCLYYPSIQELKGHIL; encoded by the coding sequence ATGAAAAGTTTATTTTATCGATTAATTATATTTTTAGATACAGCTCAGGAAAATGATACAAACTATAACATTGCCTGGTTTATGGCCAATAATTTTTATCGAATAGCAGATATGCGTATTAGTGAGTTGGCAGCAGAATGTTTTGTTTCTCCAGCAACTATTTCACGTTTTTGTAGAGCACTGGGATATGAAAATTTTGCGCATTTGAAACAAGAATGTTATACATTTCATTCAAATGATAAGAAGTTTAATAATCTTATTAATATTCCATTAGAAACAATGAAAAATGATCCTTCACAGGCTACACAGGAATATGTTGAGCAGGTTATACACTATATTTCGGATTTACCACATATGCTTGATTGGAAGGAAATTGATGAAACACTACGATTAATTCATGATTGTGATTCGGTTGCTTTCTTTGGAACACAGTTTTCCCAAAGTGCTGCACTACATTTTCAAACTGATCTTTTAATGTTAGAAAAGTTTACAATGGCGTATATGGATTCGTCACGTCAATTGGATTGTGCAAAGGAACTGACAAAAGACAGTGTAGCAATTATCATGACTGTTAATGGTTTCTTTACAGGTAGCAGTTTTAAAATTTTACAATATATAAAAAAATCAGGTTGCAAGGTTGTTTTAATGACATGTAATCCTGAATTAGATATTAAGATTCCAGTAGATCATATGGTATTATTGGGAAATTCAAAAAATCGAAAAACGGGGAAACACAGTTTATTAACGGCAGTTGAATTGATGTCATTGCGTTATTATTGTTTGTATTATCCATCAATACAAGAATTAAAGGGGCATATCCTTTAA
- a CDS encoding fumarate hydratase, producing the protein MREISRDKIIQEVKRLCMEANYFLPCDVTEALENAYQTEDSVLSQQTLEILNKNAAMAANSASPICQDTGMACVFVEIGQDVHVTGSLSEAIHEGVRQGYEEGYLRKSVVDDPMFDRINTKDNTPAIINYEVVEGDHLKIIVAPKGFGSENMSQVKMLKPSDGVNGVKDFVLKVVNDAGPNACPPMVIGVGIGGSFDRVTLLAKKAMLREIGSHHQDPRYHALEDELLEKINQTGIGPAGYGGKTTALSLNIETYPTHIAGMPVAVSICCHVARHKEVIL; encoded by the coding sequence ATGAGAGAAATAAGTCGAGATAAAATCATTCAGGAAGTCAAAAGATTATGTATGGAGGCAAATTATTTTTTGCCATGTGATGTTACAGAGGCTTTAGAGAATGCTTATCAAACAGAAGATTCTGTATTATCACAACAAACACTTGAAATCCTCAATAAAAATGCTGCAATGGCAGCAAATTCAGCATCGCCAATTTGTCAAGATACAGGAATGGCTTGCGTGTTTGTAGAAATAGGGCAGGATGTACATGTAACAGGGTCATTGAGTGAAGCAATTCATGAAGGTGTTAGACAAGGTTATGAAGAGGGATATTTGCGTAAAAGTGTGGTTGATGATCCGATGTTTGATCGTATCAATACAAAAGATAATACACCTGCTATTATTAATTATGAAGTTGTCGAAGGAGATCACTTAAAGATAATTGTCGCACCAAAAGGTTTTGGTAGTGAAAATATGAGTCAGGTGAAGATGCTGAAACCAAGTGATGGGGTTAATGGCGTTAAGGACTTTGTCCTGAAAGTGGTTAATGATGCAGGTCCTAATGCCTGTCCACCAATGGTGATTGGTGTTGGAATTGGTGGGTCATTTGATCGTGTCACTCTTTTGGCTAAAAAAGCAATGTTACGAGAAATTGGAAGTCATCATCAAGATCCACGATATCACGCATTAGAAGATGAACTATTAGAAAAGATTAATCAAACAGGTATTGGACCAGCTGGATATGGTGGCAAGACAACTGCTTTATCTTTGAATATCGAGACATATCCAACACATATTGCTGGAATGCCTGTGGCAGTTAGCATCTGCTGCCATGTTGCAAGACATAAGGAGGTTATACTATGA
- a CDS encoding Fe-S-containing hydro-lyase, whose protein sequence is MIYHLVTPLKEADVLKLRAGDQVFLSGVVYTGRDAAHKRMVELVEQGKPLPFDVMDQVIYYVGPTPSKPGAVFGSGGPTTAGRMDAYAPLLLSLGLRGMIGKGYRQQSVKDAIVENKGVYFGAIGGAGAYISQCVESCEIIAFDDLGPEAIRKLVVKDFPLTVIIDSEGHDLYEIGRENYLKEHNNGDS, encoded by the coding sequence ATGATTTATCATTTGGTTACACCTTTAAAAGAGGCAGATGTTTTAAAGTTAAGAGCAGGCGATCAGGTATTTTTGTCAGGGGTTGTGTATACTGGAAGAGATGCTGCGCATAAGCGTATGGTAGAATTGGTTGAGCAAGGAAAACCTTTACCTTTTGATGTTATGGATCAAGTTATTTATTATGTAGGACCAACTCCATCTAAACCAGGCGCGGTTTTTGGAAGCGGTGGACCAACCACGGCTGGAAGAATGGATGCTTATGCACCATTATTACTTTCATTAGGGTTGCGTGGTATGATTGGTAAAGGATATCGTCAACAAAGTGTGAAAGATGCAATTGTAGAAAATAAAGGTGTTTATTTTGGTGCGATTGGTGGGGCTGGAGCATATATTAGTCAATGTGTTGAGTCATGCGAAATTATTGCTTTTGATGATTTGGGGCCTGAAGCTATTCGTAAATTAGTTGTTAAAGATTTTCCATTGACAGTCATTATTGATAGTGAAGGTCATGATTTATATGAAATAGGAAGAGAAAATTACTTAAAGGAGCATAACAATGGCGATTCATAA
- a CDS encoding MurR/RpiR family transcriptional regulator, which produces MAIHNYNEVDILYTLMSYVNVSSSQDMYYTIAHTILTYLEKIPDISINDLADLCYTSPATISRFCKDLNCKSFANFKHEIAIALEISKDEIHLESHDESEAKRNPQFIVDKIYNETIDSLQKVHQSINIHEIDKICHMIHQAKKVHMIGYQFNKIISNDFQMKMLKLRKFIYAFVERGDEIQRLDMIDEDSLVIIITVRARQQLIDSLIEKTCEHHPQILLITMNKEYQNDKIDYIFTIDGTESRYSESSMQGTINFLSLLDLIYVRYGLLYRK; this is translated from the coding sequence ATGGCGATTCATAATTATAACGAAGTCGATATTTTATATACATTGATGTCATATGTGAATGTTTCTTCTTCACAGGATATGTATTATACTATTGCTCATACAATATTGACTTATTTAGAAAAAATACCAGATATTAGCATCAATGACTTAGCTGATTTATGTTATACATCACCAGCTACGATATCACGTTTTTGTAAAGATTTAAATTGTAAGAGTTTTGCTAATTTTAAACATGAAATTGCTATTGCTTTAGAGATTTCTAAAGATGAAATTCATTTAGAGTCACATGATGAAAGTGAAGCTAAAAGAAATCCACAATTTATTGTAGATAAAATATATAATGAAACAATTGATTCATTACAGAAAGTTCATCAAAGTATCAATATTCATGAAATTGATAAAATCTGTCATATGATTCATCAGGCAAAAAAAGTTCATATGATTGGATACCAATTTAATAAAATTATTTCCAATGATTTTCAGATGAAAATGCTTAAACTTAGAAAGTTTATTTATGCTTTTGTAGAACGTGGTGATGAAATTCAGCGTTTAGATATGATTGATGAAGATAGTCTTGTGATTATCATTACAGTTCGTGCAAGACAGCAATTGATTGATTCTTTAATTGAAAAGACTTGTGAACACCATCCACAGATTTTATTAATCACAATGAACAAAGAATATCAAAATGATAAAATTGATTATATTTTCACGATTGATGGAACAGAAAGTCGTTATAGTGAATCATCAATGCAGGGAACCATTAATTTTTTAAGTTTATTAGATTTAATTTATGTAAGATATGGATTGTTATATAGAAAGTAG
- a CDS encoding threonine aldolase family protein: MYSFLNDYSEGAHPLVLDALIHTNSEQTVGYGLDPYCQKAKDVIMNRIHNHDVDIHFLVGGTQTNLTFISFALRDYQAVIACDEGHINIHETGAVEATGHKVLTKPHVSGKVTVDMIREILQEHPDEHMVQPAMVYISQSTELGTYYTKDELQALFTFTRENNLYLFLDGARLGSALVLDDAPDMADIAKYTDAFYIGGTKMGAMFGEALVIVNDHLKKDFRYHLKNKGAMLAKGRLLGVQFYTLLKDSLYEDIGRHENEMAMIIREALEEKGYPLYMPSTTNQIFVDLPNTDITKIEEQYMITHIKKLDQDHSRIRIVTSWATAEEEALRFADFIKQL; the protein is encoded by the coding sequence ATGTATAGTTTTTTAAATGATTATAGTGAAGGTGCTCATCCATTGGTCTTGGATGCTCTCATTCATACAAATAGTGAACAAACAGTTGGTTATGGTCTTGATCCATATTGTCAAAAGGCTAAAGATGTGATTATGAATAGAATTCATAATCATGATGTTGATATTCATTTTCTTGTAGGTGGTACTCAGACAAATCTGACATTCATATCATTTGCATTAAGAGATTATCAGGCTGTGATTGCCTGTGATGAAGGACATATTAATATTCATGAAACAGGTGCTGTAGAAGCAACTGGTCATAAAGTTCTCACAAAACCACATGTGTCTGGCAAGGTCACTGTTGATATGATTCGTGAAATTTTGCAGGAACATCCAGATGAACATATGGTACAGCCAGCAATGGTTTACATTTCACAGTCAACGGAATTAGGAACATATTATACAAAAGATGAGTTGCAGGCATTATTTACATTTACAAGAGAAAATAACTTATATCTTTTCTTAGATGGAGCCCGTTTAGGAAGTGCATTGGTTTTAGATGATGCTCCTGATATGGCAGATATTGCAAAATATACAGATGCTTTTTATATTGGTGGAACGAAAATGGGAGCAATGTTTGGTGAAGCATTGGTGATTGTTAATGATCATTTGAAAAAAGATTTTCGTTATCATTTAAAAAACAAAGGTGCTATGCTTGCTAAAGGAAGATTATTAGGAGTACAATTTTATACTTTATTAAAAGATTCTCTTTATGAAGATATTGGGCGTCATGAAAATGAAATGGCAATGATTATAAGAGAAGCACTAGAAGAAAAAGGCTATCCACTATATATGCCTTCTACGACAAATCAAATTTTTGTCGATTTGCCAAATACAGACATTACCAAAATTGAAGAACAATATATGATTACACATATCAAAAAATTAGATCAGGATCATTCACGAATTCGTATAGTGACTTCATGGGCAACAGCTGAAGAAGAAGCACTTAGATTTGCTGATTTTATCAAACAATTATAA
- a CDS encoding HU family DNA-binding protein — MNKTELVEKVAASAGLTKTQAEAAVNAFVETVTDVLKEGDKITLKGFGTFEVRSREARTGRNPRTGETMTIAASKVPAFKASSALKNVVNGK; from the coding sequence ATGAACAAAACTGAATTAGTAGAAAAAGTTGCAGCAAGTGCTGGATTAACAAAAACTCAAGCTGAAGCTGCAGTGAATGCTTTTGTTGAAACTGTTACTGATGTATTAAAAGAAGGAGACAAAATTACTTTAAAAGGTTTTGGTACTTTTGAAGTTCGTTCAAGAGAAGCAAGAACAGGTCGTAATCCAAGAACTGGTGAAACAATGACTATTGCTGCTAGTAAAGTTCCAGCATTTAAAGCAAGCTCTGCTTTAAAGAATGTAGTTAACGGTAAATAA
- a CDS encoding flavodoxin domain-containing protein: protein MMRVIIYKTKHGATRKVGKILSHYLGDCLLMNIDDIDYPTLQKAETIIVGTPVYYGKLDSDIVSFIKNNQDLLIARDYCLYVIGILQSEFMTYVTNAFSFEILKHMRVIAGLGGALYYPDLAISEKMVLQVMNKRSPVIKKQKNKDLFENFNDEEIKIFADKIKYFHKIKKHNKS from the coding sequence ATGATGAGAGTCATTATTTATAAGACAAAACATGGAGCAACGAGAAAAGTTGGTAAAATTCTGAGTCATTATTTGGGTGATTGTTTATTGATGAATATTGATGATATTGATTATCCAACTTTACAAAAGGCTGAAACAATTATTGTTGGCACTCCTGTTTATTATGGAAAATTAGACTCAGATATTGTCTCTTTTATAAAAAATAATCAGGACTTACTGATTGCTAGAGATTATTGTTTATATGTTATTGGTATTCTACAAAGTGAGTTCATGACATATGTGACGAATGCATTTTCGTTTGAAATACTTAAGCATATGAGAGTTATTGCGGGATTAGGAGGAGCATTGTATTATCCTGATTTGGCGATTAGTGAAAAAATGGTTTTACAAGTCATGAATAAGCGTTCACCAGTTATTAAAAAACAAAAAAATAAGGATTTATTTGAAAATTTTAATGATGAAGAAATTAAAATATTTGCTGATAAGATTAAATATTTTCATAAAATAAAAAAGCATAATAAGTCTTAA
- a CDS encoding anti-sigma-I factor RsgI family protein, with protein MNNPLQELDSIHASQVTKEKTLDSIFHKKRYPKALLCLPLIACLLLFFIFSVEPSTTPVAYVSLDINPSMELHLNQENIVVETIAYNQEAQKILDQVSIQGKKLQSAIQQLLNDTQYENYLSDGILEVTVFSDNQKLSQKIESTLNLLFEKHLDTNQYHCSQITQETHHNAATHHISAGKYQIIEAIISYTSQYSLEELNQLSIQELYTILYNFNQELVPDRCQPNHNQDNHHQNHKHS; from the coding sequence TTGAATAACCCATTGCAAGAACTCGATTCAATTCACGCAAGTCAAGTGACGAAAGAGAAAACTCTTGATTCCATTTTCCATAAAAAAAGATATCCAAAAGCACTTTTATGCCTTCCACTGATTGCCTGTCTACTGCTTTTTTTCATATTTTCAGTTGAGCCATCTACAACACCTGTAGCTTATGTATCTTTAGATATTAATCCTAGTATGGAGTTACACTTAAATCAAGAAAACATTGTTGTAGAAACGATTGCTTACAATCAGGAAGCTCAAAAAATCTTAGACCAAGTGTCTATCCAGGGAAAAAAACTCCAATCAGCAATACAACAGTTGTTGAATGATACACAATATGAAAATTATCTTAGTGATGGTATATTAGAAGTAACTGTTTTTTCAGATAATCAAAAATTATCTCAAAAAATAGAATCAACTCTTAATCTTTTATTTGAAAAACATCTAGATACAAATCAATATCATTGTTCACAAATCACTCAAGAAACACATCACAATGCTGCAACACATCATATATCAGCTGGTAAATATCAAATTATAGAAGCAATTATATCTTATACTTCTCAATATTCATTAGAAGAATTAAATCAGTTATCTATTCAAGAATTATATACGATCTTATATAATTTCAATCAGGAACTCGTGCCAGATCGTTGTCAGCCTAACCATAACCAAGACAATCATCATCAAAATCATAAGCATTCATAA
- a CDS encoding RNA polymerase sigma factor: MRTEEEMRKAIDQYADMIQKICFIHMKQQCDVDDVFQTVFLKYAKAPLFENEEHEKAWLIRVTMNACKDIFKSWFYKYTDSKINMEELSQDNSYLTYHQTSDLMQAVLSLPEHYRNVIYLFYYEGYKVSDIAAILHKKENTIHTWLKRAKVQLKDILGGDYLE, encoded by the coding sequence ATGCGTACAGAAGAAGAAATGAGAAAAGCAATCGATCAATATGCAGATATGATACAAAAAATTTGCTTTATTCACATGAAACAACAATGTGATGTGGATGATGTTTTTCAGACTGTCTTTTTAAAGTATGCAAAGGCTCCTCTTTTTGAAAATGAAGAACATGAAAAAGCATGGCTTATTCGAGTCACAATGAATGCCTGTAAAGATATTTTTAAAAGCTGGTTTTATAAATATACTGATTCAAAAATTAATATGGAAGAATTATCACAGGACAATTCCTATCTCACTTATCATCAAACATCTGATTTAATGCAAGCTGTATTATCTTTACCAGAACATTATCGAAATGTCATTTATCTTTTTTATTATGAAGGTTATAAAGTAAGTGATATTGCAGCAATTTTACATAAAAAAGAAAATACGATTCATACTTGGTTAAAACGTGCCAAAGTTCAGTTAAAAGATATCTTAGGAGGTGATTATCTTGAATAA
- a CDS encoding PduL/EutD family phosphate acyltransferase → MGKTILVETSARHVHLSQADLETLFGEGYTLTNKKDLSQPGQFACAEKVTVVGPKGETKMSILGPTRNATQVEVSLTDARSLGIKALVRESGDIEGTEGCQLIGPAGKVEIPCGVIAAKRHIHMTPADAAEFGVADKDVVSVEVKTDGRSLTFGDVVCRVSDSYALAMHIDTDESNAAGAPCEGTIIK, encoded by the coding sequence ATGGGAAAAACAATTTTAGTCGAAACTTCTGCAAGACATGTTCATTTGTCTCAAGCAGATTTAGAAACATTATTTGGTGAAGGTTATACATTAACAAACAAGAAAGACCTTTCTCAACCAGGGCAATTTGCCTGTGCAGAAAAAGTTACAGTTGTCGGACCAAAAGGTGAAACAAAAATGTCTATCTTAGGACCTACACGTAATGCTACTCAAGTTGAAGTGTCTTTAACAGATGCAAGATCATTAGGAATTAAAGCATTAGTTAGAGAATCTGGTGACATTGAAGGAACTGAAGGATGCCAATTAATAGGACCTGCTGGTAAGGTTGAAATTCCTTGTGGTGTCATTGCTGCAAAACGTCATATTCATATGACACCTGCAGATGCTGCTGAATTTGGTGTAGCGGATAAAGATGTTGTCAGTGTTGAAGTAAAAACTGATGGTAGATCATTAACATTTGGTGATGTTGTTTGCCGTGTCAGTGATAGTTATGCTTTAGCAATGCATATTGATACAGATGAATCAAATGCTGCTGGTGCTCCATGTGAAGGTACAATCATTAAATAA